The nucleotide sequence CGGTTCAGCAGAACCTTACCTATAAGAAGGAACTGTTCGCAGGTTCCGTGGTCGACATCGTCTCCCGGGTGGTCTCCATTCGTCGGAAGGTGATCGTATTTATACACGAGATGCGCGACACTGAATCATTCGAGGTCGCGGCAACATGCGAAATCACTGCAGTGCACATGAATCGACGCATCGGCAAAGCGGTGCCTTTTCCGAGCCAAATCGTGAAGACGGTCCGCTCGATGTTGGAGCCGCCTACTAGCTCGGACACCGCCAAATAATGCTCCGCGACGCGTCCGCTTTTTCGATACTTGAGCTATCATCTAGAGGGTGCGAAGCGCCCTCGAAAGGCGTGCAAGCGCCTCAACCTGCTCCGAAGCAATGACTCCGTGTACACGGGCCTGCGCCTCTCTCCAGAGCGTGAACGCCTTTCGCAGCAATTGTTTGCCGCGAGCCGCAACTCATAGCGCTTGGTGCGGTGGTCCTTGCCGCATCCGGCGTGGATGAAGCCGGCATCGATAAGAGGCGGAGTCCCCGCGACA is from Candidatus Binatia bacterium and encodes:
- a CDS encoding thioesterase family protein: MQPLLTYRGSVYPWHCDHMGHMNVMWYVGKFDEASWQFFGALGLTGTYLRETESGLAAVQQNLTYKKELFAGSVVDIVSRVVSIRRKVIVFIHEMRDTESFEVAATCEITAVHMNRRIGKAVPFPSQIVKTVRSMLEPPTSSDTAK